In the Plectropomus leopardus isolate mb chromosome 5, YSFRI_Pleo_2.0, whole genome shotgun sequence genome, one interval contains:
- the LOC121943735 gene encoding alpha-(1,3)-fucosyltransferase 4-like, whose translation MGAGAQRSAAARSTITAHRHTERHSGLEKCRALVLKRTCSCVCVATVAFLFLLGVFLLYLPDPFTKEPFVSEEDSAVTLLIWTHPFGRYRKLLDCFEIYQISGCTLTDDESTYGQADAVIIHHRDIAVGSAYLPPEPRPRAQKWIWMNYESPAHTPKLWLFEDVFNLSLTYRTDSDIFLPYGYLVPREGKSLQNRVAQPLRAPSRSHLLRPRLLAWVVSNWSESHARVAFYYKLRKYVQVDVFGGAGRPVPEDSGGGSLVQLIGRYQFYLALENSQYTDYITEKLWNAVRAGAVPVVLGPSRRNYERFLPPEAFIHVDDFPTVRGLARYLLMLRRNPDRLRRHLDWRGGYSVHQPTFWAEHYCTACKAVRRTRGRTDVIKDLTLWFHS comes from the coding sequence ATGGGAGCTGGGGCTCAGAGGAGTGCAGCGGCCCGCTCCACAATCACAGCTCACCGGCACACCGAGAGGCACTCCGGTTTGGAGAAATGCCGTGCACTTGTTCTCAAAAGGACCtgctcgtgtgtgtgcgtggctACCGTCGCTTTTCTGTTCCTTCTAGGAGTCTTCCTGCTCTACTTACCGGACCCGTTCACGAAGGAACCGTTTGTCTCTGAGGAGGACAGCGCGGTGACGCTCCTCATATGGACGCATCCGTTCGGACGGTACCGCAAACTTCTGGACTGCTTTGAGATCTATCAGATTAGCGGGTGCACGCTCACTGACGACGAGAGCACGTACGGGCAGGCTGACGCTGTGATCATTCATCACCGGGATATTGCCGTAGGCAGCGCTTATTTGCCACCGGAACCGCGGCCACGTGCGCAAAAGTGGATATGGATGAACTATGAATCCCCCGCGCACACACCCAAACTGTGGCTTTTTGAGGATGTTTTCAACCTGTCACTAACCTACCGGACAGACTCTGATATCTTCCTGCCGTACGGGTATCTGGTCCCCCGTGAAGGCAAAAGTCTCCAGAACCGCGTTGCGCAACCGCTCCGCGCACCCTCGCGCTCACACCTCCTCCGGCCCCGCCTCCTAGCCTGGGTCGTCAGTAACTGGTCGGAGTCCCATGCGCGGGTGGCCTTCTACTACAAGCTTCGTAAGTACGTGCAGGTGGATGTGTTTGGGGGCGCGGGCCGGCCGGTACCGGAGGACAGCGGCGGCGGCAGCTTGGTGCAGCTGATCGGACGGTACCAGTTCTACCTGGCGCTGGAGAACTCGCAGTACACCGACTACATCACGGAGAAGCTGTGGAACGCGGTGCGGGCCGGGGCCGTCCCGGTGGTCCTGGGTCCGTCCAGACGGAACTATGAGCGCTTCCTGCCCCCCGAGGCCTTCATCCACGTAGACGACTTCCCCACGGTGCGAGGGCTGGCTCGGTACCTGCTGATGCTGAGGCGCAACCCGGACCGGCTGAGGCGGCACCTGGACTGGAGAGGCGGCTACAGCGTGCACCAGCCCACTTTCTGGGCTGAACACTATTGCACGGCCTGCAAGGCGGTGAGGAGGACTAGAGGCAGGACTGACGTGATCAAAGATTTGACACTATGGTTTCACTCgtga